The proteins below are encoded in one region of Coffea arabica cultivar ET-39 chromosome 4c, Coffea Arabica ET-39 HiFi, whole genome shotgun sequence:
- the LOC113739749 gene encoding uncharacterized protein isoform X1, with translation MVRGGGGAKKEKEENAEAEERKRLKKSAFKNNILSETQATASGSNALNPSATVVKHHGKDIMRKSQRSGKNRYLFSFPGLLGPISGGKVGELKDLGTKNPVLYLDFPQGQMKLFGTIVYPKNRYLTLQFSKTGKNVTCEDYFDNMIVFSDAWWIGKKDENPEEVRLEFPKEMDVEQVQNYDFKGGAGGPSDSKRDSIKTAKKVVEQPSPKFELEEDSSDSQNKPKEVLELTPSRKSARTDSSDSQNKPKEVLELTPSRKSARTAGKTFKFAESSSGDDIADGLGETSGDDFVNNGLESSEGDGDNVAKETGKSCHVVLDLDKEDAETDAPVPKKRKQSAKSASKTKELAHSNQGSLVQKTISSLFKKAGEKVVHTDANEKIDNVKISRPSKKGKPVGKRKDGTESSARKKKMKVQVEDDDIEEFTSTSQDMISSDEDWTT, from the exons ATGGTTCGAGGCGGAGGAGGAGCGAAGAAGGAGAAGGAAGAGAATGCGGAGgcggaagaaaggaagagactGAAGAAATCGGCGTTTAAAAATAATATACTTTCCGAAACGCAGGCGACGGCGAGTGGCTCCAACGCTCTGAACCCTTCGGCGACAGTGGTCAAACACCATGGCAAAGATATCATGAGGAAATCGCAGCGGAGTGGCAAGAATCGTTATTTATTCTCATTTCCTGGGCTTTTAGGTCCAATTTCTGGTGGAAAGGTTGGGGAACTCAAAGACCTCGGCACTAAGAATCCTGTTCTTTACCTCGATTTTCCCCAG ggtcaaatgaagttaTTTGGTACAATTGTGTATCCAAAGAACAGGTACCTGACTCTTCAATTCTCGAAAACTGGAAAGAATGTGACATGTGAAGACTACTTTGATAACATG ATTGTGTTCTCTGATGCTTGGTGGATTGGGAAAAAGGATGAAAATCCTGAAGAAGTACGTCTAGAATTTCCAAAGGAGATGGATGTG GAACAGGTGCAAAACTATGATTTTAAAGGTGGTGCAGGTGGGCCAAGTGATAGCAAGCGAGATAGCATTAAAACAGCTAAGAAAGTTGTTGAGCAGCCATCTCCTAAATTTGAGCTGGAAGAAGATTCCTCTGACAGTCAAAATAAACCTAAAGAAGTTCTTGAACTCACTCCATCTCGGAAGTCAGCTAGGACAGATTCCTCTGACAGTCAAAATAAACCTAAAGAAGTTCTTGAACTCACTCCATCTCGGAAGTCAGCTAGGACAGCAGGAAAGACATTCAA GTTTGCTGAGTCTTCTTCTGGAGATGACATTGCTGATGGTTTGGGGGAGACCTCAGGAGATGATTTTGTTAATAACGGGCTAGAAAGCTCAGAAGGAGACGGGGACAACGTTGCTAAAGA GACTGGAAAGTCTTGCCATGTGGTACTTGACCTTGATAAGGAAGATGCTGAAACAGATGCTCCAGtcccaaagaaaagaaaacaaagtgcAAAATCAGCTTCAAAAACTAAAGAGCTTGCTCATAGTAATCAGGGTTCTCTGGTTCAAAAGACCATATCATCCTTATTCAAGAAAGCAGGGGAAAAG GTTGTGCATACAGATGCGAATGAGAAGATAGATAATGTCAAG ATTTCCAGGCCCTCGAAAAAGGGGAAACCAGTaggcaaaagaaaagatg GAACAGAAAGTTCagcaaggaagaaaaaaatgaaggttCAG
- the LOC113739749 gene encoding uncharacterized protein isoform X2 produces the protein MVRGGGGAKKEKEENAEAEERKRLKKSAFKNNILSETQATASGSNALNPSATVVKHHGKDIMRKSQRSGKNRYLFSFPGLLGPISGGKVGELKDLGTKNPVLYLDFPQGQMKLFGTIVYPKNRYLTLQFSKTGKNVTCEDYFDNMIVFSDAWWIGKKDENPEEVRLEFPKEMDVVQNYDFKGGAGGPSDSKRDSIKTAKKVVEQPSPKFELEEDSSDSQNKPKEVLELTPSRKSARTDSSDSQNKPKEVLELTPSRKSARTAGKTFKFAESSSGDDIADGLGETSGDDFVNNGLESSEGDGDNVAKETGKSCHVVLDLDKEDAETDAPVPKKRKQSAKSASKTKELAHSNQGSLVQKTISSLFKKAGEKVVHTDANEKIDNVKISRPSKKGKPVGKRKDGTESSARKKKMKVQVEDDDIEEFTSTSQDMISSDEDWTT, from the exons ATGGTTCGAGGCGGAGGAGGAGCGAAGAAGGAGAAGGAAGAGAATGCGGAGgcggaagaaaggaagagactGAAGAAATCGGCGTTTAAAAATAATATACTTTCCGAAACGCAGGCGACGGCGAGTGGCTCCAACGCTCTGAACCCTTCGGCGACAGTGGTCAAACACCATGGCAAAGATATCATGAGGAAATCGCAGCGGAGTGGCAAGAATCGTTATTTATTCTCATTTCCTGGGCTTTTAGGTCCAATTTCTGGTGGAAAGGTTGGGGAACTCAAAGACCTCGGCACTAAGAATCCTGTTCTTTACCTCGATTTTCCCCAG ggtcaaatgaagttaTTTGGTACAATTGTGTATCCAAAGAACAGGTACCTGACTCTTCAATTCTCGAAAACTGGAAAGAATGTGACATGTGAAGACTACTTTGATAACATG ATTGTGTTCTCTGATGCTTGGTGGATTGGGAAAAAGGATGAAAATCCTGAAGAAGTACGTCTAGAATTTCCAAAGGAGATGGATGTG GTGCAAAACTATGATTTTAAAGGTGGTGCAGGTGGGCCAAGTGATAGCAAGCGAGATAGCATTAAAACAGCTAAGAAAGTTGTTGAGCAGCCATCTCCTAAATTTGAGCTGGAAGAAGATTCCTCTGACAGTCAAAATAAACCTAAAGAAGTTCTTGAACTCACTCCATCTCGGAAGTCAGCTAGGACAGATTCCTCTGACAGTCAAAATAAACCTAAAGAAGTTCTTGAACTCACTCCATCTCGGAAGTCAGCTAGGACAGCAGGAAAGACATTCAA GTTTGCTGAGTCTTCTTCTGGAGATGACATTGCTGATGGTTTGGGGGAGACCTCAGGAGATGATTTTGTTAATAACGGGCTAGAAAGCTCAGAAGGAGACGGGGACAACGTTGCTAAAGA GACTGGAAAGTCTTGCCATGTGGTACTTGACCTTGATAAGGAAGATGCTGAAACAGATGCTCCAGtcccaaagaaaagaaaacaaagtgcAAAATCAGCTTCAAAAACTAAAGAGCTTGCTCATAGTAATCAGGGTTCTCTGGTTCAAAAGACCATATCATCCTTATTCAAGAAAGCAGGGGAAAAG GTTGTGCATACAGATGCGAATGAGAAGATAGATAATGTCAAG ATTTCCAGGCCCTCGAAAAAGGGGAAACCAGTaggcaaaagaaaagatg GAACAGAAAGTTCagcaaggaagaaaaaaatgaaggttCAG
- the LOC113739749 gene encoding uncharacterized protein isoform X3 — protein MVRGGGGAKKEKEENAEAEERKRLKKSAFKNNILSETQATASGSNALNPSATVVKHHGKDIMRKSQRSGKNRYLFSFPGLLGPISGGKVGELKDLGTKNPVLYLDFPQGQMKLFGTIVYPKNRYLTLQFSKTGKNVTCEDYFDNMIVFSDAWWIGKKDENPEEVRLEFPKEMDVEQVQNYDFKGGAGGPSDSKRDSIKTAKKVVEQPSPKFELEEDSSDSQNKPKEVLELTPSRKSARTDSSDSQNKPKEVLELTPSRKSARTAGKTFKFAESSSGDDIADGLGETSGDDFVNNGLESSEGDGDNVAKDILLNSLTLLESLAMWYLTLIRKMLKQMLQSQRKENKVQNQLQKLKSLLIVIRVLWFKRPYHPYSRKQGKRLCIQMRMRR, from the exons ATGGTTCGAGGCGGAGGAGGAGCGAAGAAGGAGAAGGAAGAGAATGCGGAGgcggaagaaaggaagagactGAAGAAATCGGCGTTTAAAAATAATATACTTTCCGAAACGCAGGCGACGGCGAGTGGCTCCAACGCTCTGAACCCTTCGGCGACAGTGGTCAAACACCATGGCAAAGATATCATGAGGAAATCGCAGCGGAGTGGCAAGAATCGTTATTTATTCTCATTTCCTGGGCTTTTAGGTCCAATTTCTGGTGGAAAGGTTGGGGAACTCAAAGACCTCGGCACTAAGAATCCTGTTCTTTACCTCGATTTTCCCCAG ggtcaaatgaagttaTTTGGTACAATTGTGTATCCAAAGAACAGGTACCTGACTCTTCAATTCTCGAAAACTGGAAAGAATGTGACATGTGAAGACTACTTTGATAACATG ATTGTGTTCTCTGATGCTTGGTGGATTGGGAAAAAGGATGAAAATCCTGAAGAAGTACGTCTAGAATTTCCAAAGGAGATGGATGTG GAACAGGTGCAAAACTATGATTTTAAAGGTGGTGCAGGTGGGCCAAGTGATAGCAAGCGAGATAGCATTAAAACAGCTAAGAAAGTTGTTGAGCAGCCATCTCCTAAATTTGAGCTGGAAGAAGATTCCTCTGACAGTCAAAATAAACCTAAAGAAGTTCTTGAACTCACTCCATCTCGGAAGTCAGCTAGGACAGATTCCTCTGACAGTCAAAATAAACCTAAAGAAGTTCTTGAACTCACTCCATCTCGGAAGTCAGCTAGGACAGCAGGAAAGACATTCAA GTTTGCTGAGTCTTCTTCTGGAGATGACATTGCTGATGGTTTGGGGGAGACCTCAGGAGATGATTTTGTTAATAACGGGCTAGAAAGCTCAGAAGGAGACGGGGACAACGTTGCTAAAGATATCCTTCTAAATTCATTGACCTT ACTGGAAAGTCTTGCCATGTGGTACTTGACCTTGATAAGGAAGATGCTGAAACAGATGCTCCAGtcccaaagaaaagaaaacaaagtgcAAAATCAGCTTCAAAAACTAAAGAGCTTGCTCATAGTAATCAGGGTTCTCTGGTTCAAAAGACCATATCATCCTTATTCAAGAAAGCAGGGGAAAAG GTTGTGCATACAGATGCGAATGAGAAGATAG
- the LOC113738434 gene encoding plastid division protein CDP1, chloroplastic-like isoform X1, protein MATLHLPTPSHCCCAYLNTLDNNHNDIRKKLKFCGYFDVKWVNYSSIFGLRAGILNHNRGLVILSINRRRCWRFYANADLRVVVESGSGSRNNINVVHSQSPIVPSAEIPVTCYQILGVSDQAEKDEIVKSAMHLRNAQIEEGYTADVVVSRQNLLMDVRDKLLFEPEYAGNTKEKVAPKSSLRIPWSWVPAALCLLQEAGEDKIVLDIGRRALQHGDAKSYIHDVLLSMALAECSIAKACFEKNKISQGFEALARAQCLLRSKSSLGKMTLLSEIEESLEELAPACTLELLGMPHTPENAERRSGAISALRELLRQGLDVQSSSQVQDWPIFLNQALRKLMATEIVELLPWEDLALTRKNKKSLESQSQRVVIDFNCFYVILIAHIALGFSSKQKDLIHKAKTICECLISSEGTDLKFEEAFCLFLLDQGDEATAAEKLWQLELNSSPAARKLLSDKEAKDVSNSRKSLETWLKDSVLQVFPDTRETPPSFVIFFAGEKQTSGNRQPKRSLHTTSNMSHQSLTYPLVLDRKAFEDSIPSKDASRHVGPAVKQLTPANLQGPLTENKANSGANVDVPIQLKRNLGSHQNKAWDIWSDPYTVVRKLMYITSLGCIIYASFRLMNMHFYKMGNSSRWRLKRPTTSSSISWSKDFSLDENESKNAKKLKKFLSMLKIQMRPQPEVVSLQKSCLAASLSSSGVGVLRQPMPVEEAETLVRKWQDIKAEALGPNHHVQRLFDILDESMLGQWQALADAAKAKSCFWKFVLLQLSVLKADILTDETGNEMAEIEAILEEAAELVDDSQPKNPNYYSTYKIRYYLKRQYDGSWRFCEGDIQAPL, encoded by the exons ATGGCGACTCTTCATCTCCCAACTCCGTCCCACTGCTGCTGTGCGTACTTAAACACGCTAGATAACAACCACAATGACATCAGGAAGAAGTTGAAATTTTGCGGttattttgatgtaaaatgGGTGAATTATTCGTCTATTTTTGGTTTGAGAGCTGGGATTTTGAATCATAATAGAGGATTGGTGATTTTGAGTATTAACCGCCGTCGGTGTTGGAGATTTTACGCCAATGCTGACCTCCGGGTTGTTGTGGAGAGTGGTAGTGGCAGTAGAAATAATATCAATGTTGTTCATTCTCAGTCTCCCATCGTTCCCTCTGCTGAAATACCGGTCACTTGTTACCAG ATTCTTGGTGTTTCTGATCAAGCAGAGAAAGATGAAATTGTTAAGTCTGCAATGCATCTGAGGAATGCACAGATTGAAGAAGGCTATACTGCAGATGTTGTTGTTAGTCGTCAG AATCTTTTGATGGATGTGAGGGATAAGCTTCTTTTTGAACCAGAATATGCTGGAAATACAAAGGAAAAGGTCGCACCTAAATCTTCTCTACGAATTCCATGGTCTTGGGTGCCTGCTGCTCTTTGCCTTCTTCAGGAG GCTGGAGAGGATAAGATTGTTCTTGATATTGGACGGAGAGCCTTACAGCACGGAGATGCTAAGTCTTACATTCATGATGTTCTTTTGTCCATGGCACTAGCAGAG TGTTCGATTGCAAAAGCTTGTTTTGAGAAGAACAAGATTTCACAAGGGTTTGAAGCTCTTGCCCGTGCTCAGTGTCTTCTTAGGAGTAAAAGTTCACTTGGGAAGATGACACTTTTGTCTGAG attgaAGAATCTCTGGAAGAGCTTGCACCAGCTTGCACACTGGAGTTACTAGGCATGCCTCACACACCTGAAAATGCTGAACGGAGGTCAGGAGCCATTTCAGCTTTACGTGAACTGCTTAGGCAGGGCCTTGATGTACAAAGTTCTAGCCAGGTACAAGACTGGCCAATTTTCTTGAATCAAGCGCTCCGTAAGCTCATGGCTACAGAGATTGTGGAACTTCTTCCCTGGGAAGATCTTGCTCTTACACGAAAAAATAAGAAATCTCTAGAGTCACAAAGTCAAAGAGTTGTAATTGATTTTAATTGTTTCTACGTGATTTTGATAGCTCACATTGCCCTTGGATTTTCAAGCAAGCAGAAAGATTTG atTCACAAAGCGAAAACAATATGTGAATGTTTGATATCGTCAGAAGGGACTGATTTGAAATTTGAGGAAGCATTCTGCTTGTTTCTTCTTGATCAG GGTGATGAGGCAACTGCTGCTGAAAAGCTTTGGCAGCTTGAGCTGAACTCAAGTCCTGCTGCACGGAAGTTACTTTCAGATAAAGAAGCCAAAGATgtttcaaattcaaggaaatcaCTG GAGACATGGCTGAAGGATTCTGTACTTCAGGTCTTCCCAGATACTCGGGAAACTCCACCATCTTTT GTTATTTTCTTTGCAGGAGAAAAGCAAACTTctgggaataggcaacctaagAGATCTCTTCATACAACATCAAATATGAGCCACCAATCACTTACATATCCGCTTGTGTTGGATCGAAAAGCTTTTGAAGACAGCATTCCATCTAAAGACGCTTCACGACATGTAGGACCAGCAGTAAAGCAGTTAACCCCAGCCAATCTGCAAGGTCCACTGACAGAAAACAAGGCCAATAGTGGTGCCAATGTTGACGTACCTATTCAATTAAAAAGAAATTTGGGTTCTCACCAAAATAAAGCCTGGGACATTTGGTCAGACCCATATACTGTTGTTAGGAAGTTGATGTACATTACATCTTTGGGCTGCATTATTTACGCTTCCTTCAGGCTGATGAACATGCACTTCTACAAGATGGGAAACAGTTCTAGGTGGAGATTGAAAAGACCAACTACATCAAGCTCCATTTCCTGGTCTAAAGATTTTTCTCTAGATGAAAATGAGAGTAAGAATGCCAAGAAACTTAAGAAGTTCCTTTCAATGCTTAAAATTCAGATGAGACCCCAGCCAGAAGTTGTAAGTTTGCAGAAATCTTGTCTTGCTGCTAGTTTGTCATCCTCTGGTGTTGGAGTGCTCAGGCAGCCAATGCCTGTGGAAGAAGCTGAGACTCTAGTTAGGAAATGGCAAGATATTAAAGCTGAAGCGCTAGGACCTAACCATCATGTACAGAGACTCTTTGATATCCTTGATGAGTCAATGCTTGGTCAG TGGCAAGCTTTGGCTGATGCTGCGAAAGCCAAGTCATGTTTCTGGAAGTTCGTTTTGCTGCAATTGTCAGTTCTGAAGGCAGATATTTTAACGGATGAGACTGGTAATGAAATGGCAGAGATAGAAGCAATCTTAGAGGAAGCTGCTGAACTTGTAGATGATTCTCAGCCTAAGAATCCGAATTATTACAG CACTTATAAAATACGTTATTACCTGAAGAGGCAATATGATGGTTCTTGGAGGTTCTGTGAAGGCGATATTCAAGCTCCATTATGA
- the LOC113738434 gene encoding plastid division protein CDP1, chloroplastic-like isoform X2 — protein MATLHLPTPSHCCCAYLNTLDNNHNDIRKKLKFCGYFDVKWVNYSSIFGLRAGILNHNRGLVILSINRRRCWRFYANADLRVVVESGSGSRNNINVVHSQSPIVPSAEIPVTCYQILGVSDQAEKDEIVKSAMHLRNAQIEEGYTADVVVSRQNLLMDVRDKLLFEPEYAGNTKEKVAPKSSLRIPWSWVPAALCLLQEAGEDKIVLDIGRRALQHGDAKSYIHDVLLSMALAECSIAKACFEKNKISQGFEALARAQCLLRSKSSLGKMTLLSEIEESLEELAPACTLELLGMPHTPENAERRSGAISALRELLRQGLDVQSSSQVQDWPIFLNQALRKLMATEIVELLPWEDLALTRKNKKSLESQSQRVVIDFNCFYVILIAHIALGFSSKQKDLIHKAKTICECLISSEGTDLKFEEAFCLFLLDQGDEATAAEKLWQLELNSSPAARKLLSDKEAKDVSNSRKSLETWLKDSVLQVFPDTRETPPSFVIFFAGEKQTSGNRQPKRSLHTTSNMSHQSLTYPLVLDRKAFEDSIPSKDASRHVGPAVKQLTPANLQGPLTENKANSGANVDVPIQLKRNLGSHQNKAWDIWSDPYTVVRKLMYITSLGCIIYASFRLMNMHFYKMGNSSRWRLKRPTTSSSISWSKDFSLDENESKNAKKLKKFLSMLKIQMRPQPEVVSLQKSCLAASLSSSGVGVLRQPMPVEEAETLVRKWQDIKAEALGPNHHVQRLFDILDESMLGQTENT, from the exons ATGGCGACTCTTCATCTCCCAACTCCGTCCCACTGCTGCTGTGCGTACTTAAACACGCTAGATAACAACCACAATGACATCAGGAAGAAGTTGAAATTTTGCGGttattttgatgtaaaatgGGTGAATTATTCGTCTATTTTTGGTTTGAGAGCTGGGATTTTGAATCATAATAGAGGATTGGTGATTTTGAGTATTAACCGCCGTCGGTGTTGGAGATTTTACGCCAATGCTGACCTCCGGGTTGTTGTGGAGAGTGGTAGTGGCAGTAGAAATAATATCAATGTTGTTCATTCTCAGTCTCCCATCGTTCCCTCTGCTGAAATACCGGTCACTTGTTACCAG ATTCTTGGTGTTTCTGATCAAGCAGAGAAAGATGAAATTGTTAAGTCTGCAATGCATCTGAGGAATGCACAGATTGAAGAAGGCTATACTGCAGATGTTGTTGTTAGTCGTCAG AATCTTTTGATGGATGTGAGGGATAAGCTTCTTTTTGAACCAGAATATGCTGGAAATACAAAGGAAAAGGTCGCACCTAAATCTTCTCTACGAATTCCATGGTCTTGGGTGCCTGCTGCTCTTTGCCTTCTTCAGGAG GCTGGAGAGGATAAGATTGTTCTTGATATTGGACGGAGAGCCTTACAGCACGGAGATGCTAAGTCTTACATTCATGATGTTCTTTTGTCCATGGCACTAGCAGAG TGTTCGATTGCAAAAGCTTGTTTTGAGAAGAACAAGATTTCACAAGGGTTTGAAGCTCTTGCCCGTGCTCAGTGTCTTCTTAGGAGTAAAAGTTCACTTGGGAAGATGACACTTTTGTCTGAG attgaAGAATCTCTGGAAGAGCTTGCACCAGCTTGCACACTGGAGTTACTAGGCATGCCTCACACACCTGAAAATGCTGAACGGAGGTCAGGAGCCATTTCAGCTTTACGTGAACTGCTTAGGCAGGGCCTTGATGTACAAAGTTCTAGCCAGGTACAAGACTGGCCAATTTTCTTGAATCAAGCGCTCCGTAAGCTCATGGCTACAGAGATTGTGGAACTTCTTCCCTGGGAAGATCTTGCTCTTACACGAAAAAATAAGAAATCTCTAGAGTCACAAAGTCAAAGAGTTGTAATTGATTTTAATTGTTTCTACGTGATTTTGATAGCTCACATTGCCCTTGGATTTTCAAGCAAGCAGAAAGATTTG atTCACAAAGCGAAAACAATATGTGAATGTTTGATATCGTCAGAAGGGACTGATTTGAAATTTGAGGAAGCATTCTGCTTGTTTCTTCTTGATCAG GGTGATGAGGCAACTGCTGCTGAAAAGCTTTGGCAGCTTGAGCTGAACTCAAGTCCTGCTGCACGGAAGTTACTTTCAGATAAAGAAGCCAAAGATgtttcaaattcaaggaaatcaCTG GAGACATGGCTGAAGGATTCTGTACTTCAGGTCTTCCCAGATACTCGGGAAACTCCACCATCTTTT GTTATTTTCTTTGCAGGAGAAAAGCAAACTTctgggaataggcaacctaagAGATCTCTTCATACAACATCAAATATGAGCCACCAATCACTTACATATCCGCTTGTGTTGGATCGAAAAGCTTTTGAAGACAGCATTCCATCTAAAGACGCTTCACGACATGTAGGACCAGCAGTAAAGCAGTTAACCCCAGCCAATCTGCAAGGTCCACTGACAGAAAACAAGGCCAATAGTGGTGCCAATGTTGACGTACCTATTCAATTAAAAAGAAATTTGGGTTCTCACCAAAATAAAGCCTGGGACATTTGGTCAGACCCATATACTGTTGTTAGGAAGTTGATGTACATTACATCTTTGGGCTGCATTATTTACGCTTCCTTCAGGCTGATGAACATGCACTTCTACAAGATGGGAAACAGTTCTAGGTGGAGATTGAAAAGACCAACTACATCAAGCTCCATTTCCTGGTCTAAAGATTTTTCTCTAGATGAAAATGAGAGTAAGAATGCCAAGAAACTTAAGAAGTTCCTTTCAATGCTTAAAATTCAGATGAGACCCCAGCCAGAAGTTGTAAGTTTGCAGAAATCTTGTCTTGCTGCTAGTTTGTCATCCTCTGGTGTTGGAGTGCTCAGGCAGCCAATGCCTGTGGAAGAAGCTGAGACTCTAGTTAGGAAATGGCAAGATATTAAAGCTGAAGCGCTAGGACCTAACCATCATGTACAGAGACTCTTTGATATCCTTGATGAGTCAATGCTTGGTCAG ACTGAAAATACTTAA
- the LOC113739750 gene encoding dolichyl-diphosphooligosaccharide--protein glycosyltransferase subunit STT3B: MVATTVKMEKASDPMSKLQALLSMKAWKLKTKQQELLIRVSILLLVYVLAFITRLFSVLRYESMIHEFDPYFNYRTTLYLTQNGFYDFWNWFDSESWYPLGRIIGGTLYPGLMVTAAIIYWTLRFLRFAVHIREVCVLTAPFFASNTTLVAYFFGKELWDSGAGLVAAALIAICPGYISRSVAGSYDNEGVAIFALLLTFYLFVKAVKTGLLAWALASAFGYFYMVSAWGGYVFIINLIPLYVLVLLVTGRYSMRLYVAYNCMYILGMLLAMQIRFVGFQHVQSGEHMAAMGVFFLMQVFYFLDWVKHQLNDPKLFHAFLRITVSSAVGLGAIALGLGTASGYISPWTGRFYSLLDPTYAKDHIPIIASVSEHQPTAWSSFMFDFHILLILFPAGLYFCFKRLSDATIFIVMYGLTSMYFAGVMVRLILVATPAVCLISAIAVSATIKNLTQLVREKPKTTHSGSAKGTTGTKTSSKGSFDQSLPFQKNGAIALLLGVFYLLSRYAIHCTWVTSEAYSSPSIVLAARGAHGNRIIFDDYREAYFWLRQNTPPDAKVMSWWDYGYQITAMGNRTVIVDNNTWNNTHIATVGRAMSSYEDEAYEIMQSLDVDYVLVVFGGVTGYSSDDINKFLWMVRIGGGVFPVIKEPDYLVNGEYRVDKGAAPKMLNCLMYKLSYYRFGELTTEFGKPPGYDRARGVEIGNKDVKLEYLEEAFTTSNWIVRIYKVKPPNNRW; the protein is encoded by the exons aTGGTGGCGACGACGGTGAAAATGGAGAAAGCGTCAGATCCGATGTCGAAGCTGCAAGCATTATTATCAATGAAGGCTTGGAAGCTGAAGACGAAGCAGCAGGAGCTgttaattagggtttcgatcttATTGTTGGTGTATGTATTGGCGTTTATTACCCGACTTTTCAGCGTCCTGAGATATGAGTCGATGATCCACGAGTTTGATCCGTATTTCAACTACAGAACGACGCTGTATTTGACTCAGAATGGGTTTTACGATTTCTGGAACTGGTTTGACTCGGAGAGTTGGTATCCGCTCGGTAGGATCATCGGTGGGACCCTCTATCCTGGTCTCATGGTCACTGCTGCCATTATCTATTGGACCCTCAGATTCCTCAG GTTTGCTGTGCACATTCGTGAGGTCTGTGTGCTCACTGCACCATTCTTTGCCTCTAATACTACTTTGGTCGCCTACTTCTTTGGGAAGGAGTTGTGGGATTCTGGTGCTGGGCTGGTAGCGGCAGCATTAATTGCTATTTGCCCTGGTTACATTTCAAGGTCGGTTGCAGGATCATATGATAATGAGGGGGTTGCTATCTTCGCTTTGTTGCTTACATTCTATCTCTTTGTTAAGGCGGTGAAGACGGGGTTGCTTGCTTGGGCACTGGCCTCAGCTTTTGGCTACTTCTATATGGTTTCAGCATGGGGTGGTTATGTGTTCATAATTAACTTGATTCCACTCTATGTACTCGTTCTGTTGGTCACGGGGAGATATTCAATGAGATTGTATGTGGCTTATAATTGCATGTATATACTAGGGATGTTGCTTGCAATGCAGATTCGTTTTGTGGGTTTTCAACATGTGCAGTCAGGAGAACATATGGCTGCAATGGGAGTGTTTTTCTTAATGCAG GTGTTTTACTTCTTGGATTGGGTTAAGCACCAGCTAAATGATCCAAAATTATTCCATGCTTTCTTGAGGATCACCGTTTCCTCTGCTGTAGGTTTGGGTGCTATTGCTTTAGGACTTGGAACTGCATCTGGCTATATCTCCCCTTGGACGGGTCGATTTTACTCCTTATTGGATCCAACATATGCAAAGGATCATATTCCCATTATTGCATCTGTATCTGAGCATCAGCCAACAGCATGGTCATCTTTTATGTTTGATTTCCACATACTTCTCATCCTTTTCCCGGCAGGCCTATACTTCTGCTTTAAACGGCTTTCAGATGCCACCATTTTCATAGTGATGTATGGTCTCACAAGTATGTATTTTGCTGGAGTCATGGTACGTTTGATTCTTGTCGCTACACCAGCAGTGTGCCTTATCAGTGCTATTGCAGTCTCTGCCACCATAAAGAATTTAACTCAGCTGGTCAGGGAAAAACCCAAGACCACTCATAGTGGTTCTGCCAAAGGAACGACTGGCACAAAAACTTCGTCTAAG GGGTCATTTGATCAATCTCTtcctttccaaaaaaatggtGCTATTGCATTGCTGCTTGGTGTATTTTACTTGTTGAGCAGATATGCTATCCATTGTACTTGGGTTACATCAGAGGCATATTCCTCGCCCTCGATTGTCTTGGCTGCAAGGGGAGCCCATGGAAACAGAATCATTTTTGATGATTACCGGGAGGCATACTTCTGGCTGCGTCAGAACACCCCTCCAGATGCTAAGGTGATGTCTTGGTGGGATTATGGCTATCAGATCACTGCCATGGGAAACAGGACCGTGATTGTAGACAATAACACCTGGAATAATACACATATCGCAACTGTGGGGCGTGCAATGTCATCTTATGAGGATGAAGCGTATGAAATAATGCAATCACTGGATGTGGATTATGTATTAGTTGTATTTGGAGGTGTGACTGGGTACTCTTCTGATGATATTAACAA ATTTTTATGGATGGTGAGAATTGGAGGAGGAGTATTTCCTGTAATAAAGGAGCCAGATTACCTTGTTAATGGAGAATATCGTGTTGATAAGGGAGCTGCTCCAAAGATGTTGAACTGTCTTAT GTACAAACTGTCATATTATCGCTTTGGTGAGCTGACAACTGAATTTGGCAAACCACCTGG ATATGATAGAGCAAGGGGGGTTGAAATCGGAAACAAAGACGTAAAGCTTGAATACTTGGAGGAGGCATTTACAACATCTAACTGGATTGTTAGAATTTACAAAGTCAAGCCGCCCAATAATAGGTGGTAG